In Myxocyprinus asiaticus isolate MX2 ecotype Aquarium Trade chromosome 12, UBuf_Myxa_2, whole genome shotgun sequence, the DNA window aaaacagcgtattgtatactgtacagtgtatgttattatttgtatattgttgagtgtaattatgtgtataacagatgtttaaattgtgttgtgttaatttgatgttattgtagattggtatatgtctcatcactgtcacgactgctatgttgatcggaactgcacccaagaattttacacaccattgcacttgtgtatatggctgtgtgacaataaagtgatttgatttgattgatttaatGCGTTTTTAttaccgtactcagtttttcctaattttgtaaaattttcttgttcattgaactgttgtatatataagcaatatcacactcgcaatcgtgctagatggccctacatcagcactgctgtgattacctacgaatcacagcagtgctgatgtagggccatatcgcactcttgcttctgtgatattgcttaaatacatataatgtgtgtatatatgtacacacacacagacacacacacacacacacacacacacacacatatatatatatatatatatatatacacacatatacaaacactttATTTGAGTTTCTGAATAAAATATTTCAtccattaaattacattattaaaaacAAAGGTTTGTTTTTCTCCTCCATTATCAATCCAAATTTCACAATATCTTAGTTAATGATGAACAGATAGGCCTATTACTGTGCagactacttaaaaaaaaaaaaaaaaaaagttcttgtcTGATACCCCATCAACATGAAACACAATTTATTAAGACGaatttctatttgtatttggCGCCACCAATTTGTCACAGGCAGCAAATGAAGCATGTTGCCCGTGAAGACCCGCCTCTCTTCCCATCAAACTGCGGCTCATCCTGCGCTGCCATTGGCCTTTCATTCCAGTGACACGGCTGCCATTCTCGAGCTCGCTTTAAGCACATCAGTTCTGCATATCCTTCGGAACGGACAGggttaatttctttcttttccgTCCGTAGACGTCTTTTTGCTTTGGATTTAGACTGCGCTTTATTGGTAGACCGACGATTGCGCTCGAATTCAATCAGTAGACATTGTGCACGCGGAGGTGGGGCCACGGAAAACACAGCGCGCGCATAACATTATTTCGCTCTCCTGTATAAGTGCATGTAAGTGAATGCTTCGTTCTCTCGTGAAAGATTGCACAAGGGCTTTAATGTTTATTTGCACGGCATTCAATATGAAAGTAACGACTGTGCGCTATATGGTGTCCATGAAGAAACAGCGTTGCATAAGCTAGTGAGCGCCTCGCCTTTGCATCAACACCTACACTTATTTGCCAATGCCACATTCTGATCCAAAAggattaaacatatatatatatatatatatatatatgtatgtatgtatgtatgtaataaaatgccactgCTAATTAATACAAGGCTAGCTAATGCATTCTAGTTGTTATAATAAACCtctatttaatgtaaaaaaatagacAATTGTCATTGGTGTTATGAATGAAGAAAGTCATTGCATGGAGAATCGACTGTaaacttatattttattttgtgttttggaaGCTTTGCAACATGAGTGATTCAGAGAAAAAAACTGTCTCCCTTAAAgacaaggatggagtggagaAAAGGGGGCGAGGGAGACCAAGAAAACATCCAAAGGTATAACGGAATagttcatttttaataataaattattattattaatgacaaaTAAGATAGGTTAATTACTGAGTCAGAAGAAGAATAATGTAATTATAATATCTAAATTAAAGGTTTGTAGTGAGTTTGTTTACGCATAATGGTAGGGATTCACAATAAATcggaaatatttttttcttcgtattattaaatataaagatatgttacttctttttttttatgcctGGTTTGAAAATACTAAACGGTTATCCATCtttgctactgtacattataagtgttgggtgtaatctgattacaaagtaattagttactgcaaTCTAATTACttattgagtaattttttttaatacatttcaatttcaactcttgtaatcagattacagttactgtatcaaatgtaattttataataaataaatatcatttttttatttgtttaaagattactgaattgaattttgttgtgaaattgaaatgcgtcaATCTTAAAAATgcgatttgttttttctttttgagtGTACTTAATTACCAAGGGTTCTTTACTTGGagtacacatatttctaaaataatatgaattatatatacattattatttatgaatCATAAGTTCATGTGTACGTCTGTTTATGTTTCTGTGACAACGAAAATGagtgaggaaatatagacattcaTTTGAATTTGATGAGCGGAAAAactaaaacttttctgtgaaaatatGTTTTACACAATAACTTAAAAGCAgctagtaatgtgattactgtccccattaagtaatcagtaaattaaGTACACTTTTTATAAGAGTAAttttaatttgtagtggattactttttttttgtaacttaTCCAACAGTGTACATTATAATGTTGCAATGCCTCATTTCACTCAAAGCATATACAATTCTCGATTGGAGCTTTAGTGTGAATGCTGTTTAAAACAACAGATAGAAAACTATGGATTTGTTGGATCTGCCATCATATTGGttataatgttaaaattaattatCGGCTATATAAACAGGCCAAATTTTATCAAGGCAtctttttaataaacatgttaacATTTCCTACAGGAATCAAGTGGATCGCCAACTCCAAAAAAAGCAAGAGGGCGACCAAAAGGTAGCAAAAATAAGGGACCTTCCAAGAGAGTAAGTGCTGTTGTTGTCTTCCACTATTTTAATGAGTCCTTTAATTATGGCCTTGCCTcgtgtacaaaaataaatacagaattttttttccacaatTGCAGTTGCACAACACAGCTGTCTGTGTTTTGCAAACACACAAAGACATATGCATTATTACATTTGAATAGTGCGTGGAAATTTTATGTTGACAGCTCATCCCCAGACCAGCAGATCACCTGCTGTTAGCCACTTAGCTCTGGGCAGTGTCTGCCTAAAGAGTCCTCTGTGAACTCATTGCCCCCTATAACTGTTCTCATGTGCAGAAAGTGACTCCCTCTACTGGTGTTAAAACAGCATTGCTATTGTCTCAGTTAAAATGcttagggggaaaaaaacagagtTCCTTTGTGTTTAGCCTGGGAGGGAAGATTGTGGATGACTAAGTGAGAAATGTTTTGACTCTTCATTAAttgttaattcatttaaatttgtattCAATAGAAAGCATCAGCTGGAGGAAAACCGAAGGGAAGACCTAAGAAAGAGGTACACTTAAAGCGGTAGTTCaccattcatcatttactcaccctcatgccattcctgtATGGattttttctttcatggaacacaaaaggagaaattttgaggctttcaagctccaaaaatgacaaaaaaggatAATAAAACTAGGCCATACGAcatgtgtgctatatttcaagtcttctgaagccataatatagctttgtgtgagaaacagggcaaGATTGTTATTAGCTAggtttccatccaacaatttttTGCGAATTTTGATATTGCGCacaagaaatcctgaatggaaatgctttaTAGGCAAATAAATTCTCAAAATTCGCTTTAAAGTTTATGCGCCAGGATGAGGTGGATTTTCTGGAGTTTCGCTTAattaaaaatatgcattaaagcaaatttccaaaaatggaaattctctcataatttactcaccctcatgccattccagatgtgtatgactttgtttcttcggcagaacacaaatgaagatttttagaagaatatttcagctctgtaggtccatacaatgcaagtgaatggtggccagaactttgaagctccagaaggcacataaaggcagcataaaagtaatccatgcgactccagtgtttaaatccatatcttcagaagcaatatgataggtgggggtgagaaacagaacaatatttagttccttttttactatcaatctccactttcactttcacattattcttttgtttttggtgattttgcattctttgtgcatatcgccacctacagggcagggaggagaatttatagtgaaaaaggacttatactgtatattgatctgtttcgcacccccacctatcatattgtttctagagatatgggtttaaccactggattcgaatggattactcttatgctgcctttatgtgctttttggagcttcaaagttctggctaccattcccttgcattgtatggacctacagagctgaaatattcttctaaatatcttcaattgtgttcagcagaagaaagaaagtcatacacatctgggatggcatgagggtgactaaatgatgagagaatttccatttttgggtgaactatccctttaagctggtgaaaacagttttatttttattatttagtttattcattcattatatCAATTGGGTCACTTATTTCCGCTCCTTTTCAGGATTTCCAAGATCTCTTCAATTTCAATAATGTTTCAATTCTTCAAACAGTGCCCTGGTTAGTCCAAAGTGCTTCACCCACAGCTCGTCGTTAAAGTGGTTCCTCACAATCCTCCAGAACTGTTTTGAGTGCGGTCGCTCGCAGGTACATAGAGGCTGGCGGCGTAATGAATAGCCATTTGAGCCCTCGttatgtgagctattgcacttCTGGTAGcattcaatatcataatgtaaaATTGCTCTATTACAGCAAAAACAACTCTCACCAAAGCAAGGTCGTTCAGCTGCTCCATGACACAATCGGGCTTCCTCAGTTGATGGAAAGGTGCATTTTCTTCAGTCGATTTTCAGTAAAGCTTAtaaaaaatgcagaacatttggATGGAACCCAGCTATTGAATAACGACTTAGGTATCAGACTGTTTTCACACAAaggtggactacttttatagtgttttttttattattattactatttttgtcactttttaagCTTTACAGCCCTTTGTTTCTGTATGCTTTTGTGATATGGAAAagaacattcttcagaatttctccttttgtgttccacggattaaaagaaagtcatacaggtttagaacgacatgaaggtgagtaaatgaagacataattttcattttcaggtgaactattcctttacattttgaatttcatttcaACTTAATTTCAAAGTCAAACGATCTAAACACCAGTTTAAAATGGCTGtcctttttaaatgtcaaaaggtgAAGATTTGCTTGCATGGAATCTACCTTCAAGTTTATTCCCAAATGTTTGGTTCCGTTCTGTGTTGAAACAGGAAAAGGAAAAACAGGCACCTCAGGACTCGTCTGAGGATGCTGAGGAAGATGACGATGAAGAACAGTAACTATCTTACAGGAGCACTACCTCACACTTAAACAAACTAACTGCCCGTCTGCTCTCCCAGCTGTGAATCGCAGGGAATGTCATTTCACAAAAAGACAGTTATAATTGTAAAGGAAATATCCTGCATAATACATAATTAGGTTTGTGTAAGTAGGTCAAATATAGAAACCAGAATCACCCTGCATAAACATTTGTTGagtgttttttagtttttattttactaCATATACATCTATTGAACTAAGGTGCTTTACTACTTATGCTTTGTATGTAGACTAGCTATAATTTAAATGTGAAACATCATTGGCTTAATAGTTCTCATAGAATGAATTCTTTTTGAATGTAGCTGTTTACAGTTTACTAGTTCATTAAGCTTTTTATTGGATGTTCCATATTATTATACAACCATCAGTGAATATTTCTTGAGGCAGGCTCTTGTATTTTGTTATCAAATATAAGACACCCAGGTCTGGTGTTgaggaaataaatatatttaacttAAAGTACCATTGTAATTGCCACTAGAAGCCCCAGGAATCAGCACAACAAAGGTTTGTATTTGGAAACATATGTCTGTCACTGACACTACAGAAGTTAATGGAAATGTTGGTAGATTTTGAAGAATTGTCCAATTTTGAAGGCATTTTTGACACTGGCTAAGTGTTGCTATTACACATTGAACGGTAACGCTTTATAATAAgattacattttgtaacattagtaaatgcattagatagcctattataaactaacaatgaacaatatatatattttcctatatttcataatgtttgttaatgttagttaatacaaatacaattgttaattcatgttagttctttgtgcattaatgttaacatgcacaacttttgattttaaaaatgtgttagtaaatgttgaaagattaataaatgctttaaaagtattgttcagtgTTAATTCATGTGAACTAATTTTGTTAACTAAtaataacaaatgtaaccttatttgaAAGTGTTACCCATTGAATGTGTATTTTCTGGTGTTTTGTGCAAAATGAGACATTCATAAACActtcaatttttttaaatggttactttTCCAAAGACATCAGAAAGGTTTGGTGGATAAAAATAGGAtggaaaaagcaaaaattactcATCCACCTAAATAATTTTCTAATTTGCTTACAGTATAATTCCACAAGGGACTCTTTGCAACAGGTATCAACTCAGTGTTATCGACACACCAAGTGCTTTTGGAATGcacattttttgctttattgtattctatttgcctggctgtatttatttaattaacaaCAGTTATAAACTAAAGGATGCTCTCAAAGGTTCTCAAGACTGTCCCTTGTATCTTGAGTTATAAGACTATTACATAATATGTTGAGCAGAAATGTAACCTAAAGCTTAGCCCaattgtccaaatacattttaggtTTGTATTTTGCGCATTCAAGTCCTCATAAGTTCAGAATTTTATCTGCCTCAGGTGTCGTGATCAGACAGCAAATGCCCAAGACAATGTTATTCTCCTCAGTAGTTAAAACTGCCTTTATCCTGATTGTTCGTGTAGCAGTATAATAGCCTACATGTATGTGGCATTTTGTTAATACACCATTAGAGTTCTAAAATGTGTATTAGATTTATTGACTatatatttgcatgtgtaatgtgtgttgatcttaataaaaaatactttttgtaaaTGTCTATGCACTGTATACAATATTAGAATTATGATTAAATTAGAATATACTGTAGTATAGTAATATTTAACTatgtacaattgaagtcagaagtttacatacacttaggttgaagtcattaaaactcattttttaaccactccacagatttaattttagcaaactatagttttggcaagttgtttaggacatctactttgtgcatgacacacgtaatttttccagcaattgtttacaggcagattgtttcacttttaattgactatatcacaattccagtgggtcagaagtttacttacactaattagttaactgtgcctttaagcagcttggaaaattccagaaaatgatgtcaagcctttagacagttagccaattagcttcttataggaggtgtactgaattggaggtgtacctg includes these proteins:
- the LOC127448983 gene encoding high mobility group protein HMG-I/HMG-Y-like — encoded protein: MSDSEKKTVSLKDKDGVEKRGRGRPRKHPKESSGSPTPKKARGRPKGSKNKGPSKRKASAGGKPKGRPKKEEKEKQAPQDSSEDAEEDDDEEQ